In the Schaalia hyovaginalis genome, GGCCTTCGTGCTGGCGCCCTGGTCCATCATCGATCCGCAGGCCCGACTCGGCGGGGAGCAGGTCGCCGAACTCCTCGCGCAGGCCCCCGATATCGAGGGCATCATCGACGCGGTCGACGATTGGCTCGGCGATCCCGGGACGATCATGGCGGAGTCGGACGCCCTCATCGCTCAGGCCCTGGAGGAGAACGCGGTCCCGGCGCCGCCGGTCGCCCACCCCCCGGCGCCACCGCTCGGCTTCCCCCGTGACAGGACGGTCCAGAAGTCGCGTCTCGATCTCGTGCCCGAAGAGTCCCGACTGGGCCTCGCGCCCTCGGAGGGCTCCCTGGACCTCGTATGGCGGCAGCTGTGGGAACGCTGGTCGGCCCCGATCGACGTGACGCAAACGCGGGCGAGCACCGCCCCTGCGCTCACCGGACCGACCGCATCCCCTCGCTTCACGGGGTCGACCGCGCCCCGTCCCCTCGCCGCATCGGCCGTGTCGCCTCAGCTGGCCGCATCGGCCGCCGAAGGGGCGACTCGCACCTACGAAGACGCGGGATCGCGGGCCGAGCCCGCATTCGAGGAAGCGCCGACGACCACCGCCGCGCCCGCCGAAGGGGCCGAGGCCGACGCGCCGAAGCGGCGCCCGCGCTGGCTCCCCCTCCTCGGGCACAGGGAGGAGCACGCCGACGCGCGGGCATCGGCGAGCGCTGGCGCCGAGACGCCGGTGCCGAGCGGGACTCGCACCGCCTCGACGGCCCCGGGCCGGGCCGGGGAGCCCCCGGCTGCGCCACACCCTTCGCGCACCCTTCCCACCTGGGACTTCGCCGGTGCGTGCGTGCGGATCGTCGATGAGGCCTCGGCGTTAGACGCGCCCGCTGAGCAGACGAGCGGCTCCCACCCGCTGAGGCGCTCCATCGTCGATCCGGGCCTGCCCGAAGACGCGCTCCGCGGCCCCGTCGCGGATTCAGAACTCACGCGGACCGGCTTGCTGCGCAAGGTGGTCGTCCGGCCCTCCGTTTCAGGCCCGATCACCGTGACGAGGGAGCAGGAAGGCCGATGACGCCGATCTCGAGGCTCCGCCTCCTCGGCCTCGGCGTCGGAGCCGCGGTCCTCACCGGGGCCGCCAGTCTCGCCCTCGTCTCCTCGGGCGGGTCGCCGCTGCTCATCGCCCCGCTTCTCGCCCCGCTCTTCGCCGTCTTCGGCCTCGTGCTCGGCTGGGCGGGCCTTCATGTCCGGCGCTTCAAGGACCGTAAGCGGACCTGGGTGACGCCGCTCGCCGCGATGCGCATCGCGATCGCCGCGCGGGCCTCCGGCTACGTCGCCTCCGCGGCGGCGGGCGTGCTGGCGGGCGTGCTGGTCGCCAGCCTGGGACGCATCGAGGCGCCGCTCATGGCCTCGAACGCCCTCGCGGCGGGCTTCGCCTGCGCGGGCGCCCTCTGGTGGTGCGTCGTCGCCGTGGTCGTGGAACGCTGGTGCATCGCGGACATCGATGACGACTCGAAGGACCCCGGCGAGGTCGCGCGTCCGAGCGCCAGCCCCGCATAGGGCCCTGCGGAGTCCCCGGGCCACTTCCCCGGTCCCGACTCCGTCAGTCCCGCTCACGACCCTTCAGCCAGTATTTCGAGGAGGCGATCATGACTCGAGGATCAGGCCGTTCCCCTTCACCGTCGGTGCGCAAGCGCCCCAACCTGTGGCCCCGGCGCATCATCACGGGAACGGGCCTCCTGGCGGTCGTGGCCCTGCTCGTCTGGGGGATCGTCAGCATCGTCGGCCTCGTCTCAGGCGATGCGCCCGCCGAGGAGGAGCCCCAATCGCTCGCGATCCGCAAGGCGGAGACCATCCAATCGGGGGATTCCGTCATCGAGCTCCGTGCGGATCAGACGGCCACCCGTGACGGGATCGTCTCGGAGAGCGAAGGGGTCACCATTCCCGCCTGCGCGCCCGACGCCCTGCGCTACACGGCCGAAGCCGCCCAGGCGAAGGTCGGCGCGGGTGAAACGGTGTCCGTGTCGGTCGAGAACACGGGCGCGATCGCCTGCACGACCCGTGCGGGGGCATTGGGGCTTCGCGTCATCTCCGGCGAGCAGACCATGTACGACTCGACGGCCTGCGAGGGCTACGCCCCCGATGCCACGCCCCTCCTGCTGGCGCCGGGCGCCTCCTGGAGCGGAACGCTCGGCTGGGACGGCCGCGTCTACTCCGAGGGCTGCGTCGCCCCCGCTGAGGCCCTGAACGCCGAAGCCGGGACCTACCGCGCGGTCGTCGTGGTCGGGGGCGAGGCGGTCACGGGGGAAGCGGTCTTCGAGATCGTCCCCTGAGGTCACCAGCCGACGATGCCGCTGGCCGCCATCTGGGCCTGATGATCGAGGTTCTCGCGGATGAGCTTGGCCCGGTAGGGGCCGATGCCCTCGATGCCCTGGAGGTCCTCGACGCTCGCGGCGCGCAGCTCCTGGAAGGTCGGCCAGTGGGAGGAGACCTCCTTGATGACGCTCCACGGAAGGTGGGGGACGAGCGAGAGCGCGCGAATGCCGCGCGGCTGGATATCGCGATCGAGGTCGGCGACCTCGAACACGCCCAGTCCCAGCACATTCGCGATCGCGCTGAGATCGACGAGCTTGTCGCCGCCGAGCTCGGACAGGTGCTGATCGACCGACGCGATCGACGAGGCGGAGCGGATGTAGTCGCGCAGGACGAGCGCCCGCTCCGAGGCGGAGCCGCGAACGAGATCATCGACCTGAAGGGCCAGGAGGCGGCCTTCGGAGCCGAGCTCCTCGAGGTAGCCGTTGATCTCAGAAGTGATGCGCCTGATCATCTCCATCCGCTGGACGACCGTCGCGACGTCGCGGATCGTCGCGGAATCGCGCATCTCCAGAACGGTGAGAGTCTGAAGCACCTCGTCGAGTCGCTGCGAATAGCGGTCGAGCGTGTCGACCGCGAGATTCGCGCGTGAGAGCAGGGACTCGGGCTCCTCGACGAGGCGATGGCATTCGCCGACGTAGACGGAGATCATCCTCATCGAGGCGGAAAGGGACAGGACCGGGAGGTGGGTCTGGCGCGCCGTCCTCTGAGCCGTTCGGTGGCGCATCCCGGATTCATCCGTGGGGATCGTCGGATCGGGCAGGAGCTGAACGTTCGCCTTGCGGATCCTCATGTTCTCGATATCGAGGACGACCGCCCCGTCCATCTTGCACAGTTCGCGCAGGCGCGAGGCCGTGAAGTCCACATCGAGGTCGAAGCCGCCCGAGCAGATCGCCTCGACCTCCGGCGTGTAACCGAGGACGATGAGGCCGCCCGTGTGCGAACGCTGAATCCGCTCAAGGCCCTCGCGCAGG is a window encoding:
- a CDS encoding DUF3180 domain-containing protein — encoded protein: MTPISRLRLLGLGVGAAVLTGAASLALVSSGGSPLLIAPLLAPLFAVFGLVLGWAGLHVRRFKDRKRTWVTPLAAMRIAIAARASGYVASAAAGVLAGVLVASLGRIEAPLMASNALAAGFACAGALWWCVVAVVVERWCIADIDDDSKDPGEVARPSASPA
- the folK gene encoding 2-amino-4-hydroxy-6-hydroxymethyldihydropteridine diphosphokinase, producing the protein MSRPLDVIALRGLSARAVHGVLPEEHVAPQPFVVDLALWVDGRDAARSDDIAETVSYAEVADVVSTIVKGPAVRLIETLAHRIADAIVSMERVHGVEVTVHKPEAPIRQAFADVSVTVRAGRCGEAGGAVELTRDVPEAPARPEARAVPEIPARPGARVVPEARLPEAPARPAVRVVLALGGNIGDAPKTLADAVERLIDDPRIDVLDVSPLLRTMPVLAPGQAPQDDYWNAVVLASTALAPREVLALAHELEASAKRERLERWGARTLDVDLIDYAGIVMSDADLTLPHPRARVRAFVLAPWSIIDPQARLGGEQVAELLAQAPDIEGIIDAVDDWLGDPGTIMAESDALIAQALEENAVPAPPVAHPPAPPLGFPRDRTVQKSRLDLVPEESRLGLAPSEGSLDLVWRQLWERWSAPIDVTQTRASTAPALTGPTASPRFTGSTAPRPLAASAVSPQLAASAAEGATRTYEDAGSRAEPAFEEAPTTTAAPAEGAEADAPKRRPRWLPLLGHREEHADARASASAGAETPVPSGTRTASTAPGRAGEPPAAPHPSRTLPTWDFAGACVRIVDEASALDAPAEQTSGSHPLRRSIVDPGLPEDALRGPVADSELTRTGLLRKVVVRPSVSGPITVTREQEGR
- the disA gene encoding DNA integrity scanning diadenylate cyclase DisA encodes the protein MTSDSVILREALAAVAPGTALREGLERIQRSHTGGLIVLGYTPEVEAICSGGFDLDVDFTASRLRELCKMDGAVVLDIENMRIRKANVQLLPDPTIPTDESGMRHRTAQRTARQTHLPVLSLSASMRMISVYVGECHRLVEEPESLLSRANLAVDTLDRYSQRLDEVLQTLTVLEMRDSATIRDVATVVQRMEMIRRITSEINGYLEELGSEGRLLALQVDDLVRGSASERALVLRDYIRSASSIASVDQHLSELGGDKLVDLSAIANVLGLGVFEVADLDRDIQPRGIRALSLVPHLPWSVIKEVSSHWPTFQELRAASVEDLQGIEGIGPYRAKLIRENLDHQAQMAASGIVGW